A part of Leptotrichia hongkongensis genomic DNA contains:
- a CDS encoding TrkH family potassium uptake protein has translation MLVKRKKISPYTIILVSFIIIILIGGFLLSLPIAIENGQKTNLLEGMFTATSAVCVTGLTVNDVSKVYNLFGKTVIMVLIQLGGIGIITFSTIVVTMISKKVGYFTKKLIQEDINTNTTFEIQKFVKKVLTTVFIIEIIGAAILFLKFIKIFDYKTAAYYAIFHSISAFCNAGFALFSNNLSDFKDSIIINTVIPVLIFLGGIGFAAILNIYQYFLKKDKRLTTTTRIAIKMSIFLIIFGTIITFILEYSNNKTLGTLPFFEKIGAAFFQSVTTRTAGFNTISIAELREPTVFLFVVLMFIGASPGSTGGGIKTTTAGLILFGIVTTIKNKEHLEYNKRRISWKIYNKAMVIVFISIMYVAVVLFLLIWLEDIRVIELGFELVSAFGTVGLSRDLTPQLSSISKLLIMITMFVGRVGPLTITLALSRMKNPKGRYVYPKEDILIG, from the coding sequence ATGTTAGTAAAACGAAAGAAAATTTCCCCTTATACCATAATCTTAGTATCATTTATAATAATTATATTAATAGGCGGCTTTTTGCTTTCTTTGCCAATTGCAATAGAAAATGGACAAAAAACAAATTTACTTGAGGGTATGTTTACAGCAACGTCAGCTGTCTGTGTAACGGGACTTACAGTAAATGATGTAAGCAAAGTCTATAATTTATTTGGAAAAACAGTTATTATGGTATTAATTCAGCTTGGCGGAATTGGAATTATCACATTCTCAACAATAGTTGTAACAATGATTTCAAAAAAAGTTGGGTATTTTACTAAAAAATTGATACAGGAAGATATAAACACAAATACAACATTTGAAATACAAAAATTTGTAAAAAAAGTTTTGACTACAGTTTTTATAATAGAAATTATCGGGGCTGCAATATTATTTTTAAAATTTATAAAAATATTTGATTATAAGACAGCGGCTTATTATGCTATATTTCATTCTATTTCCGCATTTTGTAATGCCGGGTTTGCATTATTTTCAAATAATTTAAGTGATTTTAAAGACAGTATAATAATAAACACTGTAATTCCTGTCTTAATTTTTTTAGGCGGAATAGGTTTTGCAGCAATTCTTAATATTTATCAATATTTTCTAAAAAAAGATAAAAGGCTTACTACTACTACAAGAATAGCTATAAAAATGTCAATTTTTCTAATAATATTTGGGACAATTATAACATTTATCCTAGAATATTCAAACAATAAAACATTAGGAACATTGCCCTTTTTTGAAAAGATAGGAGCCGCATTTTTTCAAAGTGTAACAACAAGAACGGCTGGATTTAATACAATTTCCATAGCTGAACTGCGGGAACCTACAGTTTTTCTGTTTGTAGTATTAATGTTTATTGGAGCCTCGCCTGGCTCAACAGGTGGTGGAATAAAAACTACTACAGCCGGATTGATACTTTTTGGAATAGTTACAACTATAAAAAATAAGGAACATCTGGAATACAACAAGAGAAGAATCAGCTGGAAAATATATAATAAAGCTATGGTTATTGTTTTTATATCAATTATGTATGTTGCTGTAGTATTATTTTTATTAATTTGGCTGGAGGATATAAGAGTTATAGAATTAGGATTTGAACTGGTATCTGCTTTTGGAACGGTGGGATTATCACGGGATTTAACGCCACAATTATCGAGCATTTCTAAACTGTTAATTATGATTACGATGTTTGTTGGACGAGTCGGGCCACTAACAATAACATTGGCCTTGTCCAGAATGAAAAATCCAAAAGGAAGATATGTTTATCCAAAGGAAGACATTTTGATAGGATAA
- a CDS encoding DUF1304 domain-containing protein, translating to MSILAFILILFVALEHYYILILEMYLNESETVQRNFGLEIDFLKDERVKKMMANQGLYNGFLATGLVWSLIESGEFQFQIAVFFLICIICAAIYGSVTVSKKIFLVQGLPALMAIIAVLLPLVVS from the coding sequence TTGAGCATACTGGCATTCATATTAATATTATTTGTGGCGTTGGAGCATTATTATATATTAATCCTTGAAATGTATCTTAATGAAAGTGAAACTGTTCAAAGAAACTTTGGACTGGAAATAGACTTTTTAAAAGATGAACGTGTAAAAAAAATGATGGCAAATCAAGGGCTGTACAACGGTTTTCTTGCCACAGGATTAGTGTGGAGTTTAATCGAAAGTGGAGAATTTCAATTTCAAATTGCAGTTTTCTTCCTAATTTGTATTATCTGTGCAGCTATTTATGGTTCTGTCACAGTTTCTAAAAAAATATTTTTAGTGCAGGGTTTACCTGCTTTAATGGCTATTATCGCAGTATTGTTGCCATTAGTAGTTTCATAA
- a CDS encoding MarR family winged helix-turn-helix transcriptional regulator, whose product MSNKGKSEIQKCIYFTISKMFRMVNKIAEESFEKMDIYPTHGFLMIILKEEEKGLTVNQISETLAIAPSTVTRFVDKLVAKGYVKREKAGKNSFSKITEEGLKIIPDIYKAWDGISEKIEEIIGNEEYLRRMGEDFKEFTDILGKDKKYDQISEDFDFWII is encoded by the coding sequence ATGAGTAATAAAGGAAAATCAGAAATTCAAAAATGTATATATTTTACAATTTCAAAAATGTTTAGAATGGTTAATAAAATTGCAGAAGAATCATTTGAGAAAATGGATATTTATCCTACACATGGATTTCTTATGATTATATTGAAAGAAGAAGAAAAAGGGCTTACAGTAAATCAAATATCAGAAACATTAGCAATAGCTCCCTCAACAGTTACGAGATTTGTTGATAAACTGGTTGCTAAAGGGTATGTTAAAAGAGAAAAAGCTGGAAAAAATTCTTTTTCAAAAATAACGGAGGAAGGATTGAAAATAATACCAGATATTTATAAAGCATGGGATGGAATTTCTGAAAAAATAGAGGAAATTATAGGGAATGAAGAATATCTGAGACGAATGGGAGAAGATTTTAAAGAATTTACGGATATATTAGGAAAAGATAAGAAATATGATCAGATAAGTGAAGATTTTGATTTTTGGATTATTTAA
- a CDS encoding transketolase has translation MKVEEIQKISKELRKDIIEMIYRAKSGHPGGSLSIADILAVLYWKEMNIDPKNPKMENRDRLVLSKGHAAPALYAALIEKGFLGDEGENLIPTLRKWHSPLQGHPDMKKLAGVEMSTGSLGQGLSAANGMALSAKIYNNDYRVYAILGDGELQEGQVWEAAMTAAHYKLDNLVAIVDYNNLQIDGKVSDVMDVAPIGEKFKAFKWNVIEIDGHNYEEIINALDTARTVKGQPTVIVANTVKGKGVSFMENNAGFHGAAPNDEEYKKAMEELS, from the coding sequence ATGAAAGTTGAGGAAATTCAAAAAATTTCAAAAGAACTTAGAAAAGATATTATTGAAATGATTTACAGGGCAAAATCAGGACATCCGGGAGGTTCACTTTCGATTGCTGATATTTTAGCTGTGCTTTACTGGAAAGAAATGAATATTGATCCAAAAAATCCAAAAATGGAAAACAGAGACAGATTAGTTCTTAGTAAGGGGCATGCTGCTCCTGCACTGTATGCGGCTTTGATTGAAAAAGGATTTTTAGGAGATGAAGGGGAAAATCTTATTCCAACACTTAGAAAATGGCACTCTCCGCTTCAAGGACATCCTGATATGAAAAAATTGGCTGGAGTTGAAATGTCAACAGGTTCTTTGGGACAAGGACTGTCTGCAGCAAACGGAATGGCTTTGAGCGCAAAAATTTACAATAATGACTATAGAGTTTATGCAATTCTAGGAGATGGAGAATTGCAGGAAGGGCAAGTTTGGGAAGCGGCTATGACTGCGGCACATTACAAGCTTGACAATTTAGTTGCGATAGTTGACTATAACAACTTGCAAATTGATGGAAAAGTTTCGGATGTAATGGATGTTGCTCCGATTGGAGAAAAGTTCAAGGCATTCAAATGGAATGTAATCGAGATTGACGGACACAATTATGAAGAAATCATAAATGCTCTTGACACAGCAAGAACAGTTAAAGGACAGCCGACAGTTATTGTTGCAAACACTGTAAAAGGAAAAGGTGTCTCATTTATGGAAAATAACGCTGGATTCCACGGAGCTGCTCCAAATGATGAAGAATACAAGAAGGCAATGGAAGAATTGAGTTAA
- the map gene encoding type I methionyl aminopeptidase — translation MIIYKTLDEIKKIKKANEIIARLFEDVLPKHVKAGISTYELDQIAEDYIRSQGAIPGTKGYDVGHPYPPYPAATCISVNEVVVHGIPSKKQILKEGDILTVDTVTVLDGYFGDAAITYAVGEIDETSKKLMEVTEKARDIGIEVARAGNRIGDIGHAIQEYVESFGFSLVRDFAGHGVGKEMHEDPIIPNYGKAGTGAKIEDGMVITVEPMVNVGTYRVKVLSDMWTAVTKDGKRSAQYEHSLAIIDGKPVILSVRD, via the coding sequence ATGATAATTTATAAAACATTGGATGAAATAAAAAAAATAAAAAAAGCTAATGAAATAATCGCAAGACTTTTTGAAGATGTATTGCCAAAACACGTAAAAGCTGGAATCAGTACATATGAACTGGATCAAATCGCTGAAGACTACATTAGAAGTCAAGGAGCAATTCCAGGAACGAAAGGTTACGATGTGGGACATCCATATCCTCCTTATCCAGCCGCAACTTGTATTTCTGTAAACGAAGTCGTAGTACACGGTATTCCAAGCAAAAAGCAAATACTAAAGGAAGGCGATATTCTGACAGTTGATACGGTTACAGTACTTGATGGATATTTTGGTGACGCTGCGATTACTTATGCTGTGGGAGAAATTGACGAAACTTCTAAAAAACTTATGGAAGTTACTGAAAAGGCAAGAGATATCGGAATTGAAGTGGCACGTGCCGGAAACAGAATTGGAGATATCGGGCATGCTATTCAGGAATATGTAGAGAGCTTTGGATTCTCACTTGTAAGAGATTTTGCAGGGCATGGAGTAGGAAAGGAAATGCACGAAGACCCAATTATTCCAAATTATGGAAAAGCTGGAACAGGAGCTAAAATTGAAGATGGAATGGTAATTACAGTTGAGCCGATGGTAAATGTCGGGACTTATAGAGTGAAAGTATTATCTGATATGTGGACAGCGGTTACTAAAGATGGTAAACGTTCAGCCCAATACGAACATAGCCTTGCCATTATTGATGGAAAGCCTGTAATTTTAAGTGTAAGAGATTAA
- a CDS encoding AI-2E family transporter, protein MKFYDEEKLLKLRNVLIVVVLALWALLLFFKVYDNFAKSIRMVTSTIFPFILSFVIVYCLMPFIDMISKKDKNENFIKNSKLDELEKIEKMGVDNEERSKKMKLFNELSSKNKKEKYKLNRTTAILIVLSVFFIIFLYIVLTIVPIITKQISSLIDFLLKNQEKLQNNFFGFLESNNIDLRSSLMSSKDVIVSNVMNVLSSSFSLISSTFSLLFMTPIFTIMLIFSYDNIENGVKRILRNMDREELIVLIKNIDETIGKYILVTALDSMIVGIVSFVIFYFLKMDYSMLFSVIIGFGNVIPFIGPFIGLIPAILYAFTKSFKLVILIVVLITIVQTIEANIVKPWLTGKSVEMHPITTLLVVLVGGALFGIGGAFVAIPVYIIIKLTWLFCWEKYMANNK, encoded by the coding sequence ATGAAGTTTTATGATGAAGAAAAATTATTAAAACTAAGAAATGTACTAATTGTTGTGGTTTTAGCACTTTGGGCACTTTTATTATTTTTTAAGGTTTATGATAATTTTGCAAAATCAATACGAATGGTTACAAGTACCATTTTTCCCTTTATTTTGTCGTTTGTAATAGTGTACTGTCTAATGCCTTTTATTGATATGATTAGTAAAAAAGATAAAAATGAAAATTTTATAAAGAACAGTAAACTGGATGAACTCGAAAAAATTGAAAAAATGGGTGTGGACAATGAAGAAAGAAGTAAAAAAATGAAATTGTTCAATGAACTTTCCAGTAAAAATAAAAAAGAAAAATACAAGTTAAATCGAACTACTGCGATTTTAATAGTATTATCAGTATTTTTTATAATTTTTCTTTATATAGTTTTGACGATTGTGCCAATAATTACAAAACAAATATCAAGTCTTATAGATTTTTTATTAAAAAATCAGGAAAAACTGCAAAACAACTTTTTTGGTTTTCTTGAAAGCAATAATATTGATTTACGAAGTTCGCTTATGAGTTCAAAAGATGTAATCGTTTCCAATGTTATGAATGTTCTAAGTTCTAGTTTTTCTCTTATAAGCAGTACATTTAGCTTGCTGTTTATGACTCCAATTTTTACGATAATGCTTATTTTCAGTTATGATAATATTGAAAATGGAGTAAAGCGGATTTTGAGAAATATGGACAGGGAAGAATTAATAGTGCTTATAAAGAATATAGATGAGACAATCGGAAAATATATACTTGTAACAGCGCTTGACAGTATGATAGTTGGAATTGTATCATTTGTAATATTTTATTTTTTGAAAATGGATTATAGCATGCTTTTTTCAGTAATTATAGGTTTTGGAAATGTGATTCCATTTATTGGGCCTTTTATTGGACTGATTCCTGCTATACTTTATGCTTTTACAAAATCATTTAAGCTGGTAATCCTGATAGTAGTACTGATTACAATTGTTCAAACAATAGAAGCAAATATTGTAAAACCATGGCTGACAGGAAAATCTGTAGAAATGCACCCAATTACTACACTTCTGGTAGTTCTTGTTGGAGGAGCGTTATTTGGTATCGGTGGGGCATTTGTTGCTATTCCTGTGTATATAATTATTAAACTGACATGGCTGTTTTGCTGGGAAAAATATATGGCAAATAACAAATAA
- a CDS encoding adenylate kinase — MNIVLFGAPGAGKGTQAKELIQKYEIPQISTGDILRAAIANKTPLGLEAKKLMDEGKLVSDDIVNGLVEARLQEDDCKKGFILDGFPRTVAQAEELDKILAKSNREIEKVIALEVSDEEIIERITGRRVSKKTGKIYHIKYNPPVDENPEDLEQRADDNEETVKKRLAVYNEQTAPVLDFYKKQNKVYSVDGAKKLEEITKDIIDILEK, encoded by the coding sequence ATGAATATAGTGTTATTTGGAGCACCTGGAGCAGGAAAAGGAACTCAGGCAAAGGAATTAATTCAAAAATATGAAATTCCTCAAATTTCAACAGGAGACATTTTGAGAGCTGCAATTGCAAACAAGACTCCACTAGGACTGGAAGCCAAAAAATTGATGGATGAAGGTAAATTAGTTTCTGATGATATTGTAAATGGGCTTGTAGAAGCAAGATTGCAGGAAGATGACTGTAAAAAAGGATTCATTTTGGATGGATTTCCAAGAACAGTGGCTCAAGCTGAAGAACTTGACAAAATTTTGGCAAAATCAAACAGAGAAATTGAAAAAGTAATCGCACTTGAAGTTAGCGATGAAGAAATTATTGAAAGAATCACAGGAAGAAGAGTATCAAAAAAGACTGGTAAAATTTATCATATAAAATATAATCCGCCAGTTGATGAAAATCCAGAAGATTTGGAACAAAGGGCAGATGATAATGAAGAAACAGTGAAAAAAAGACTTGCAGTTTACAACGAACAGACAGCACCAGTATTGGATTTTTACAAAAAACAAAATAAAGTTTACAGTGTAGATGGTGCAAAAAAACTGGAAGAAATTACAAAAGATATAATTGATATCTTGGAAAAATAG
- a CDS encoding potassium channel family protein, which translates to MAGYLVIGLGTFGRGITQTLYENGKMVLAIDQREDRVQKVIDDEIASDAITLDVTDENSIKKVINDDFDTAFVCIGDNTQSSVFVTVILKEMGIKTIICKAKNELQGKILKKIGATSVVYPEETMAKETALGVIRPNITEHFKFSEKYRVFEIKAPKDFDGKNLIELNLRNKYEMNIIGIKDEKELNIMPLPNTIIRENNVLLVIANIEKMMLFGKKYVL; encoded by the coding sequence ATGGCAGGATATTTAGTAATTGGGCTTGGAACATTTGGTAGAGGTATAACTCAGACATTATATGAAAATGGTAAAATGGTACTGGCAATAGATCAAAGGGAGGATCGTGTACAAAAGGTAATTGATGATGAAATCGCAAGTGATGCAATTACATTGGATGTGACAGACGAAAATTCAATCAAGAAAGTAATAAATGATGACTTTGACACTGCTTTTGTCTGCATTGGAGACAATACCCAGTCCAGTGTATTTGTTACGGTAATTTTAAAGGAAATGGGAATAAAAACTATCATTTGTAAGGCAAAAAATGAATTACAGGGGAAAATTTTAAAAAAGATTGGTGCAACTTCCGTTGTTTATCCAGAAGAAACGATGGCCAAGGAAACAGCACTTGGGGTAATAAGGCCCAATATAACAGAACATTTTAAATTTTCAGAAAAATATAGAGTGTTTGAAATAAAAGCACCAAAGGATTTTGATGGAAAAAATCTTATAGAATTAAATTTGAGAAATAAATATGAAATGAATATTATCGGGATAAAAGATGAAAAGGAACTAAATATTATGCCACTTCCAAATACTATAATAAGAGAAAATAATGTACTATTAGTTATCGCAAATATAGAAAAAATGATGTTATTTGGGAAAAAATACGTTTTGTAG
- a CDS encoding transketolase family protein, translated as MEKKSTRVAYGEALVKLGKVNKDVVVLEADLSKSTMTAYFKKEFPERHINVGIAEADMIGTAAGIATTGKIPFASTFAHFAAGRAFDQVRNSVAYPHLNVKICPTHAGVSLGEDGGSHQSVEDVALMRAIPGMVVLSPADAVETEKMVFAVAEYEGPVYVRLGRLNIPVLFDENYKFEIGKAATLREGNDVAILATGLMVSEALEAAKLLEEKGVKARVVNVSTIKPLDTETVLKAAKECKFIVTSEEHSVIGGLGSAVSEYLSEVHPTKVVKHGIQDVFGQSADGETMLTNYGLRAKDIAQTVLNNLK; from the coding sequence ATGGAAAAAAAATCAACTAGAGTGGCTTATGGAGAAGCGTTAGTTAAATTGGGAAAAGTAAATAAAGATGTGGTGGTACTGGAAGCAGACTTGTCAAAATCAACAATGACTGCATATTTTAAAAAAGAGTTTCCAGAAAGACATATAAATGTTGGGATTGCAGAGGCTGATATGATTGGAACAGCGGCAGGTATTGCAACGACTGGGAAAATACCGTTTGCTTCAACTTTTGCACATTTTGCGGCTGGACGTGCCTTTGACCAGGTCAGAAACTCGGTTGCATATCCGCATTTAAATGTCAAGATTTGTCCAACTCACGCAGGGGTTTCGTTAGGAGAGGATGGAGGTTCACATCAGTCAGTTGAGGATGTGGCATTAATGCGTGCAATTCCAGGAATGGTAGTGCTATCGCCAGCAGATGCAGTAGAAACAGAAAAAATGGTCTTTGCAGTGGCTGAATATGAAGGGCCTGTGTATGTAAGACTTGGAAGACTGAATATACCGGTATTATTTGATGAAAACTATAAATTTGAAATAGGAAAAGCTGCAACTTTGAGAGAAGGAAACGATGTAGCAATATTAGCGACTGGCCTTATGGTTTCAGAAGCTCTTGAAGCAGCAAAATTACTGGAAGAAAAAGGAGTAAAGGCAAGAGTGGTAAATGTTTCTACGATAAAGCCGTTAGACACAGAAACAGTTTTAAAAGCGGCAAAAGAATGTAAATTTATTGTAACAAGTGAAGAGCATTCTGTAATTGGGGGACTTGGAAGTGCAGTTTCAGAATATTTATCAGAAGTTCATCCAACAAAAGTTGTAAAACATGGAATACAGGATGTTTTTGGACAAAGTGCAGATGGAGAGACTATGCTTACAAATTATGGGCTTAGAGCGAAGGATATTGCACAAACAGTGCTGAATAATTTAAAATAG
- a CDS encoding phosphomannomutase/phosphoglucomutase: protein MALLEKRGIFMDLKNMISGTDIRGIVSKYEDKDINLSEKEVEFIAKGFGLWITEKCDEIAKSQNRKVKVAVGYDARHTGPKFSEIIRKTLMEMGIDVYDCGMSITPSLFMTTIFEDYKADGAMMITASHLPSYYNGIKFFTKNGGLQKSDVNEFLEMAEKQEKNLLKKEKGVETLKNLADDYASYICELIKNKIGKGDKPLKNLRIVIDAGNGAAGFFAKKVIEVLGGDTTGSQFLNPDGNFPNHIPNPEAKEAIESIKKTVLDNNADFGIIFDADGDRSAFIDKNGREINRNNLIALLSEILLKEHSGGIIVTDSITSAGLKEFIENRGGIHHRFQRGYKNVINESIRLNNEGKYSPLAIETSGHAAFKENYFLDDGAYMAARLLVQLVESREKGIEFTDVLNELPEPAQEIEIRIPIKDKDFRTCGEKIVENFKEYAEKKEDWSLESPNYEGVRVNVGQKSWFLIRLSLHEPLLCVNIEAEKEGMGNDILEELKDYLKKYEKIEI from the coding sequence ATGGCTTTACTTGAAAAGAGAGGTATTTTTATGGATTTAAAAAATATGATAAGTGGGACTGATATTCGGGGAATAGTTTCAAAATACGAAGATAAGGACATTAATTTATCTGAAAAGGAAGTTGAGTTCATAGCAAAAGGATTTGGGCTTTGGATAACTGAAAAATGTGATGAAATAGCAAAGAGTCAAAACAGGAAGGTTAAAGTGGCAGTTGGGTACGATGCAAGGCATACAGGACCTAAATTTTCAGAAATTATAAGAAAAACTTTGATGGAAATGGGAATTGATGTATATGATTGCGGAATGTCAATAACACCATCACTATTTATGACTACGATATTTGAGGATTATAAAGCTGATGGTGCAATGATGATAACTGCCAGCCATTTACCGAGCTACTACAATGGAATTAAATTTTTTACGAAAAATGGGGGGCTTCAAAAAAGTGATGTTAATGAATTTCTAGAAATGGCTGAAAAACAAGAAAAAAATTTGCTCAAAAAAGAAAAAGGTGTAGAAACTTTAAAAAATCTAGCAGATGACTATGCTTCATATATATGCGAACTAATAAAAAATAAAATTGGGAAAGGGGATAAACCGCTAAAAAACTTAAGGATAGTGATTGATGCAGGAAATGGAGCTGCAGGATTTTTTGCTAAAAAGGTAATAGAAGTTTTGGGCGGAGATACTACTGGAAGCCAATTTTTAAATCCTGATGGTAACTTTCCAAATCATATTCCGAATCCTGAAGCAAAAGAAGCGATAGAATCAATAAAAAAAACAGTTCTTGATAATAATGCAGATTTTGGAATAATATTTGATGCAGATGGAGATAGAAGCGCCTTTATAGATAAGAATGGACGTGAAATTAACAGAAATAACCTTATCGCATTGCTTAGTGAAATATTGTTAAAAGAACATTCTGGTGGGATAATTGTAACAGATTCGATTACATCAGCAGGGCTAAAAGAGTTTATAGAAAACCGTGGCGGGATTCACCACAGATTCCAGCGAGGATATAAAAACGTAATAAACGAATCTATAAGACTGAATAATGAAGGAAAGTATTCTCCTCTTGCTATAGAAACGTCAGGACATGCCGCATTTAAAGAAAATTATTTTCTTGATGATGGAGCATACATGGCTGCAAGGCTTTTGGTTCAGCTTGTAGAGAGCAGGGAAAAAGGCATTGAATTTACAGATGTTCTGAATGAGTTGCCTGAGCCTGCTCAGGAAATAGAAATAAGAATTCCTATAAAAGATAAAGATTTTCGGACTTGTGGAGAAAAAATTGTGGAAAACTTTAAGGAATATGCTGAAAAAAAAGAAGATTGGAGCCTAGAAAGTCCTAACTATGAAGGTGTAAGAGTAAATGTAGGTCAAAAAAGCTGGTTTTTAATCAGATTATCACTGCATGAACCACTTTTGTGTGTTAATATAGAAGCAGAAAAAGAAGGAATGGGGAATGATATTTTAGAAGAATTGAAGGATTATTTAAAAAAATACGAAAAAATAGAAATTTAA
- the der gene encoding ribosome biogenesis GTPase Der, which yields MKHTVAIVGRPNVGKSTLFNKLVGDRLSIVKDEPGVTRDRLYREMEWSGKEFILVDTGGLEPRTEDFMMGKIKQQAQVAIDEADVIIFLVDGKAGITGLDEDVATVLRRQDKKVVVAVNKIDNYMRDQENIFEFYGLGFEEVIGISGEHKTNLGDLLDAVINKFEDKKIKRTEEGLNIAILGRPNAGKSSLVNKLLNEERSIVSDIAGTTRDSIDSSLRYNGETYTLIDTAGIRRKSKVEDDIEYYSVLRAIKAIKRADVCVLMLDATELLTDQDKRIAGMIYEERKPIIIAVNKWDLIEKDNNSVKEFTALIKADLAFLDYAPIVTISALTGKRTLNILEQAKFINEEYHKKISTGLLNQILAEMIAQNPVPTRKGRAVKINYATQVSQAPPKFAFFANNPELIHFSYQRYIENKLREYFGFEGCPIDIVFNKKSDKSFG from the coding sequence ATGAAACATACAGTAGCGATTGTTGGTAGACCTAATGTGGGGAAATCAACCTTATTTAATAAGCTCGTGGGTGACAGGCTGTCTATCGTGAAGGATGAGCCAGGAGTTACTAGAGATAGGCTTTATCGTGAGATGGAGTGGAGTGGAAAAGAGTTCATCTTGGTAGATACTGGAGGGCTTGAGCCACGTACAGAAGACTTTATGATGGGGAAAATTAAGCAGCAGGCACAGGTCGCAATTGACGAGGCGGACGTAATTATATTTCTAGTAGATGGAAAAGCTGGGATTACTGGACTTGACGAGGATGTGGCAACTGTACTTAGAAGACAGGATAAAAAGGTTGTTGTAGCTGTAAATAAGATTGACAATTATATGCGTGACCAGGAAAATATTTTTGAATTTTATGGACTAGGATTTGAAGAAGTTATTGGAATTTCTGGGGAGCATAAGACTAATTTGGGAGATTTGCTTGATGCTGTAATTAATAAATTTGAGGATAAGAAAATAAAAAGGACAGAAGAAGGACTTAATATTGCAATTCTTGGAAGACCGAATGCTGGAAAATCTTCACTTGTAAATAAGCTTTTAAATGAAGAACGTTCGATTGTAAGTGATATTGCCGGAACGACTAGAGATTCGATTGACTCGAGTTTGAGATATAATGGAGAAACCTATACATTAATTGATACAGCGGGAATCCGTAGAAAATCGAAAGTGGAAGATGACATTGAATATTACAGTGTATTACGTGCAATAAAAGCTATAAAAAGGGCAGATGTGTGTGTGCTGATGCTAGATGCAACAGAACTTTTGACAGATCAGGATAAAAGAATTGCAGGGATGATTTATGAGGAGAGAAAGCCGATTATTATTGCAGTAAACAAATGGGATTTGATTGAAAAGGATAACAACAGTGTGAAGGAATTTACGGCTTTGATAAAAGCAGACTTAGCATTTTTAGATTATGCTCCGATTGTTACAATTTCGGCATTGACTGGGAAAAGAACGTTGAATATACTAGAACAGGCTAAATTTATCAATGAAGAATACCATAAAAAGATATCAACTGGACTATTGAATCAGATTTTGGCAGAAATGATAGCACAGAATCCAGTGCCTACAAGAAAAGGACGGGCAGTAAAAATAAATTATGCGACACAGGTAAGTCAGGCACCGCCAAAATTTGCATTTTTTGCGAACAATCCAGAATTAATACATTTTTCTTATCAAAGATATATTGAGAATAAATTAAGAGAATATTTTGGATTTGAAGGATGTCCGATTGATATTGTGTTTAACAAGAAAAGTGACAAGTCCTTTGGATAG